In one window of Maniola hyperantus chromosome 18, iAphHyp1.2, whole genome shotgun sequence DNA:
- the LOC117990505 gene encoding uncharacterized protein, with protein MVNNKIGSKFNEATKEALSHGIKKLRERCIDTYNIIENCNPEQDISPNNVGQKALSYLEGLRTQVQSSETVIPTDENLIINQFLAEMKLKNEEVPKLIAFTKGAILDVDNEIQRLETYITQVEEALNKPLLVSLDVSVQRVERARHYFSVLKTELHGLIQSIFKDDSDLVFDIIGQLMQERLNAESNDYTQVTDDTFRVVELLKDIKIVSQNPYNDKEVKIAY; from the exons atggtaaataataaaataggaaGCAAATTCAACGAAGCTACAAAAGAAGCGTTGTCTCATGGAATAAAAAAGTTGCGAGAGCGATGCATCGACACTTATAATATCATCGAAAATTGTAATCCGGAACAAGACATATCGCCTAATAATGTCGGTCAGAAAGCCCTGTCCTACCTAGAGGGGTTACGGACACAGGTACAAAGCTCGGAAACAGTTATTCCTACGGATGAAAATCTCATAATCAACCAGTTTCTTGCGGAGATGAAGTTGAAAAATGAGGAAGTGCCAAAACTAATAGCATTCACTAAGGGAGCTATTTTAGATGTCGATAATGAAATACAAAG ACTTGAGACTTACATCACCCAAGTGGAGGAAGCCCTGAACAAGCCACTACTGGTCTCTCTGGATGTGAGTGTGCAGCGTGTGGAGAGGGCCCGGCACTACTTCAGTGTCCTGAAGACGGAGCTGCATGGACTCATACAGTCTATATTCAAAGATGATAGCGACTTGGTGTTTGATATTATTGGG CAATTGATGCAAGAGAGACTAAACGCAGAATCTAACGACTACACACAGGTGACGGATGATACCTTCCGCGTCGTGGAACTGCTCAAAGACATCAAGATCGTCTCCCAGAACCCTTACAATGACAAGGAAGTCAAAATTGCTTATTAA
- the LOC117990503 gene encoding b(0,+)-type amino acid transporter 1-like, which yields MSTKDIEKSDEDRVKNNTASLCGSNVKLRRELGLFSAVNLILGVMIGSGIFVSPASALEHSGSVGLCLIVWTVSGIISLLGALSFAELGTVLGKSGAEYSYFQAAFGKMHKFWGPLPSFICAWIYVVILRPAEVAIIVMTFAEYAIQPFTTDIQQPYGNHKDVAIKLGSLSALFVMTYINITSVKLFVKVQNVFGVCKVFACLVVIGGGIYEIARGNTENLNKGFEGSTTSPGGIALALYSGLWAYDGWNSVTVVTEEIINPGINVPLSISVAVPLITGLYVFMNVAYMAVLSYAEMVSVPAVAVTFGARVLGPASFLIPLGVAIATFGCAMSVQFGVTRVCYTAARGGHMLEVFSYVNMKKMTPAPAVAFQAILTSVFILVGNIKTLIDFASWFLWFFYGLAMVALLVLRKTQKDTPRPYRVPTIVPCFVLVVSIFLSVFPVLHDPSMKYVIAIGFIFMGVAVYTVFVYYRKTPTRLLRKFTFLTQVLFESVPPSNRED from the exons ATGTCGACCAAGGATATAGAAAAAAGCGATGAAGATCGAGTCAAAAATAATACGGCAAGCCTGTGTGGGAGCAATGTCAAATTACGGCGGGAACTCGGCCTGTTTTCAGCCGTGAACCTTATTCTAGGGGTAATGATAGGATCCGGCATCTTCGTGTCCCCTGCATCTGCCCTGGAGCACTCTGGATCTGTTGGACTTTGCCTGATTGTGTGGACTGTGTCTGGAATCATATCCTTACTAG GAGCGTTATCATTTGCTGAACTGGGAACAGTTCTTGGCAAATCCGGTGCCGAGTATTCTTACTTCCAAGCTGCTTTTGGAAAAATGCACAAATTTTGGGGCCCCTTACCTTCGTTCATATGTGCTTGGATCTATGTTGTTATATTAAGGCCAGCAGAAGTAGCCATCATTGTGATGACTTTCGCAGAATACGCGATACAGCCTTTTACAACCGATATACAACAACCCTATGGCAACCACAAAGATGTGGCAATCAAATTAGGTTCTCTATCGGCACTAT TTGTAATGACATACATAAACATAACGAGCGTGAAACTGTTCGTGAAGGTGCAGAACGTGTTCGGCGTGTGCAAAGTGTTCGCGTGCCTCGTCGTGATCGGCGGCGGCATCTACGAGATCGCTAGAG GCAACACTGAGAACTTGAACAAAGGTTTCGAGGGCAGCACCACAAGTCCAGGAGGCATCGCGCTCGCGCTGTACTCGGGGCTGTGGGCTTATGATGGCTGGAACAGCGTGACGGTGGTCACTGAGGAGATCATCAACCCTGGCAT CAACGTGCCTCTGAGCATCTCAGTGGCCGTGCCGCTCATCACGGGCCTGTACGTGTTCATGAACGTGGCGTACATGGCGGTGCTGAGCTACGCCGAGATGGTGTCCGTGCCGGCCGTGGCGGTGACCTTTGGCGCGCGAGTGCTGGGCCCGGCCAGCTTCCTCATCCCGCTGGGGGTGGCCATCGCGACCTTTGGCTGCGCTATGAGTGTACAATTCGGTGTTACCAG GGTGTGCTACACGGCAGCGCGTGGCGGCCACATGTTGGAAGTGTTCTCGTACGTCAACATGAAGAAGATGACGCCCGCGCCCGCCGTGGCTTTTCAG GCAATACTGACCTCAGTGTTCATATTAGTGGGCAACATTAAGACGTTAATAGACTTCGCCAGTTGGTTCCTGTGGTTTTTCTACGGCCTGGCGATGGTTGCCTTACTTGTCTTGAGGAAAACACAAAAAGATACACCAAG GCCGTACCGAGTGCCCACGATCGTGCCATGTTTCGTGCTAGTGGTGTCGATCTTCCTGTCCGTGTTCCCGGTGCTGCACGACCCGTCCATGAAGTACGTCATCGCGATCGGGTTCATCTTCATGGGCGTCGCCGTCTACACCGTCTTCGTGTATTATAGGAAGACTCCTACTagattattaa gaAAATTCACATTCCTTACGCAAGTGCTTTTCGAGAGCGTGCCTCCTAGCAACCGTGAAGACTGA